AAGGAGAGCCTACAGGAGCCACActctccagccctgccttccaAATCTCCATGGTGAGCCCTGGGAGACAGAGGGATTTGGGGGCTGGGTTTAGCTTTGGGTGGGGTTTCTCTGACTTCCATTTGTTGTTTCCCCAGCGAGGTGAAGGCACTGTGCCACCACCTGGCCACAGGCCCTGGACAGCTGAGCTTCCGCAAGGGAGATATCCTACGGGTGCTGGGGCCAGCCGGAGGAGACTGGCTGCGCTGCAGCCGGGGCCCTGACACCGGCCTGGTGCCTCTGGCCTATGTGACTTTGACCCCAACTCCAAGTCCAACCCCTGGAAGCAGCCAAAACTGAGGCCCTGTGCATGTTGGTGGCCTCAGGGACCCTCACGACCCCTAGACTCATAGCCTGAGAGCCCTTCCCAAGCCCTCTGGCTTGGTTACAGAGAGTAGACCAAGAGCTAGGGGCCACATATCCCTGTGCTCAGTATTAATAACTCCTCTTTAACTGTCCCAGTGACTCCGTCCAGACCTCCAcccaggaaggaggggaggggcgcAGCACTGGGCTGCCAGAATTTCCCCAGCACATCCCTATGGGGGGAGGTGACCAGAAGGCCCATTTGCAGGGTTCCCTAGGCCAAGTGGTGAGGAGGATGGAAGACAGTATTAGGGCCAGCCCCCTAAGCCTCCAGCTGTAAATAGGCTGTGGCCAGTGCTGGTGgtcagaagagggaggaggagcccaggcttctgtttatgtatttatttatttatttattacaccTATTAATAAAAAAGGTGCTCGGCCTCCAAACCATTCTCTCTTTGTGCCTCCTCCCACCCTTCAGCCCATCTTTCTTCTTTACAAAAGGATGGCTGGGATAGGatgaaaagggaagagagaactTGAAGTCCAGGTACCTATGCCAGGAGCTGCTTCTGGAGGGTGCTGAGGCCCAGAGCATCATGGGTGAGATGCCCATATGTGCGGCCAAACTGGAACTTATACCCTGTGTGGTGAAAAGAATCTGTCATTTATAGCCGGAGGCCGAGAAGTTATTTCTCAGCCAGCTACCAAGAACCTTCAAGCTACCCTCCAAAATCTGATCCTAATCCCAACTAGGAGCTACAGCAGTTTCCTTATCTCCGCAATGATAAAGCTGAACCACGTGATCCAAGGTCCCCCGTATCTACTGGTACCAACCCCCAAACCACCTCCATCTATCACACACACGCAAATATTCCAGTCCCCAAAGCCTCCCTCTGAGATTTGCCTTACCTGGCACATACCCCCCATATTTAGGCAAAAGGCCTAGGTTATGAGGGTAGGTCCTGGAAAGTGGAGGAAGATGTTTAGGATCCTTCTGGGATCTGCCCTGTGACTTCATCTGGTCAAATTCCTgcagtgcctggttgctgagcACAGGAAAGCTGGAGCCAAAGAGGAAGCGGGCACGGGGCACATAACCAGTGAAGCCTAGGGGGTTGGAGGGGGAATACTAAGCCAGGACCTCCTGAGCACCGCCCGCCCCATGCCTTTGGTCGTTACCTACAACTTCTCACCTGACATGAAGAACTTTCGAGGATCTCTGTCATCCATAGAATAAGGGGAAGCCTTGTGAGAAGTTAATAGAAGAAAAACATGACTATCAAATTCAGCCCCTGGGCTGGAACACAAGCTCCCAGGGAGGTGGAGCTGGCAGTCTAGCCCTCGTCCCTGTACCCACAGCCATACTACTCACGGTCACCCCAGGCCTGGCCACAGAGAGGTAAGGCTTCCAACTCCCACCCCACTGTACTCCCCTCAGCCTTCTTGGCCTTACTTGCTCCacctcctgccccagctctggCTCGTTTTCCgcctccacctctgcctccagcttTGGCTGTTGgtctttctccatgtctttttctCCCTTGGCCTCCTTTGGTAGCTCCTGACTCCCTTGTCCCCCATACCACTGAGTAAAATCATTCAGAGCTTCAGCCCAGACCTGGTTGCAGTTCTTGGCAAAGATGAACTGTGCCTGGGGTACAAAACCTAGGCGGGCAGGGGATAAGGAAAATTTCTGTTAGTGTGGGGGACCCTTGTTCTAGGTTGGGGGTACCTGTTCATACCTGTGTACAAACCTGTATACCCAGGGATCATGCTGGAGCTGAGCCTTTCATGTCCACGCCTGACAGGCAGGCTTCTCCTGGGAATCTCAGGAGATCTTGGAGACCGAATGGGAGGCAGAAGTGTGCGATGGGCAGGGGGCCACGCTAGGCCAGGAGAGCCGCGAAGTAGCTGACCAGTTGTCTGCCCGTAGGTCTGACCCATGCTGAACCGAAGTAGTGGGCAGTGTCCGGTGTACCTGTAGCACAAGTCTCACCCACTCACCTCCAGAATCCCCTGGCCTCACCGTCCCCAGAGATGGGAACAGAGACCTCTCACTCCCAGATCATTTCTGGACTCAGCTGTGTGTATATTTGGAGCAGGCATTTCTTAGTTCTTTGTCTGTGTTTTCAACCCTTCCCCTCTACTGTTACCCTGTTACCGTGGAGAACACAACACAAAGCTTCATGGTAAGCCTGGCTACTCCTATtcccttgcttttccttttccatccaACATAGATGTCCCGGCCCTAAGCCTCCCACGCCATCATGTCCACTTCACCCCCAGGTGGCACAGTTCCTGTATCCTTACCCTTATTCCCAGAAGCTAACAGGGGTGTGCTCTGGGTAGAAGTCTTACCCTGGGATATAATGTGGGTTCTTAGGGTTCAGCCCTGGTATGAAGGTGCTAGCCATAGTCATGGGAACCCAGTCAGTTCGTTTTGTTTCTCTTTGAGCTAAGCCTCTGGGCTGTGTGTACTGACTGTGTCCAGGGCGGTGAGGTGGAGCCAGAGGCAGGAGGCGGGGctcagggaggagaggagagggagcacCAGTGGGATGACTGCCAGGGCCCAGGCCTGCGGGACAGGAGAGCAGAGGCTCACGGGTCTGTCTGTCCCAGAGCAAATACAGTCCTGccacctgggggcagggagaagactTGAGTACAGCTGCGGCACTCCAGGGCCCAAGAAAGCCCTGAAGTGGGAGGTGGGAGAACTAAAACTGTAGGTCCATTGAGCTCTGTCTCAAAAGAGAGCCCTTCCTTCTTAAGCCCTTGTCTGAGCACCTCCCTGAGGAGATGTGGATTCTACTCTTTGTGAGTTTTGGTGGAAGGTGATAGAGTTCCTACGAAAGCCCAGAGGGGAGATTATAGGGGGAGAAAAGGAACCTAGAGAACTCTAGGCAGTGACAttgtttattttcaataatataaTTTGACAAGAATTACTACTATAGTCCAGATCATcatctattcaacaaatatgcCCTGCTCTGCCAGGCACACTCTACAGTGGCAGAGTCTGAATGGCTAAGCTCCATATGACTAGGACAAGTCGTTTAGTATCTCTGAACCCTACTCTCTTCAATTATAAAATGCAGATAGTACCATTCACCCTGTTATTGTCGTGAGACTCAACTTAATGTATGCAAATATGTTTTGTAGCAATAAACAGGGTAGAGCAAAGTACACAGGTGTGAAGTCAGGCAGTCATGCGTTCCAAATAGCTTGTGACCTTGAGCCAAACTACCTTCTTTGAACAAGGTGACTTCTTCTGAACCTGAAAtgcctaaactttttttttttttttttttttttttttttactgcaaccatggcatgttgaagttcctgggccagggattgaatctgcactgTACTtgggacctgggccacagctgtggcaacaccagatccttaacctgttgcaccacataGGAACTTCCTGAAATCCCCAAACTCTTAACATCCCTAAACTCTTAACTCTTAAATCCCTAATCCCTTAactctgtggcaacaccagatccttagcctgctgcaccacatagGAACTTCCTGAAATCCCTTAACTCTTAAACTCTTAACTCTTAAAATAGCCTAGCCTAACCTACCAAGGTGCTGTTAAGAATAAggtcaggaattcccattgtggctcagtgggttaataacccagcatagtgtctatGAGCATGCATGTTGGATCCTTGGCCccaaccagtgggttaaggatctggagttgctgcaacctgaggcgtaggcctgcagctgtagctctgatttgacccttagcctgggaacttccatacgctccaggtgcagccttaaaaagaataagaaaaaaaaagaataaagtcagaTAGTGTGTGTGAAAGAACTTATCCCAACACCTGGCACATAGCTACTAAAACTTAATTTCCTTTCCAGTTGTCTAGTTTTGTCTTTAAGCTTCTACACAAATAGGAGATCAATGAATAGTTAGTAAATTCAGTGGATACAAGTTTTCTCACTGTGGGAGTTCAGGGGAAGGAGATATGAAGATAATGTTGGGGTTTAAAACTAAGGGGCAGGAAGTTCCTGCATGGCAcactggtaacaaacccgactagtatccatgaggatgcaggttcaatccctggcctcattcagtggtttaaggatccggcattgccatgagctttggtgtaggtcacagacttggctcggatcttgtgttgctgtggctgtggtgttggcaggccaccaattcagcctctagcctgggaacttccatatgccatgggtgagccctaaaaagacaaaaataaataatattaagggGCAGATTGAAtttgttaagaaaacaattcAGATTCTAAGAGAAGTACAGACCTGGGTGAagctcccgtcgtggttcagtggttaacgaatccgactaggaaccatgaggttgcgggttcgatccctggccttgttcggtgggttaaggatctggcgttgctgtgagctgtggtgtaggtcacagatgtgcttggatcccatgttgctgtggctgtggtataggccagcagctacagctcttattagacccctagcctgggaacccccatatgccgcgggagcgaccctagcaaaggcaaaaaaaaaaaaaaaaagaatacagatgcAGGGAAAGAGATTGGACAGGGAAAGCATGATTAGACCTGGGGCTAAGTCAGAGCCAGGCTGGTCCACCTTTCTGGGAGGCAGAGGCTCTGCTCTCCACCCACCCCTAGACTGTTACAGTGTCTGGGCTAACCCAGCATGTTTCACTGACCTCTCAGGAATTGCACAACCTTGGTATGTGTCATTTAGAGCTAGAGCTGTAGGGGATTTGGCTCGAATGGAATATGCTAGACTAAGGGTGGGAGCTGCGGAGAGAGCACGGAATAGCAGTAGCGTGTCAGGGTTAACAACCTGGACTTTTGGATTCTGCAACAGACACTGTTGTTTGCACACTTCATACCTATTCCCTAAAACCATCTCCCTTCTTCCTAACAGAACTTTAATTTTGTTCTACCAAGCAGCCAGGAACCTCAGGGAAGCTTGGAGCCAACCATAGCATTAAGTCTTGATTCCTCTAAGCCCATCATAGTGGAACATTCTCCTTGCCAATGACTGGTTAGGCATGGGCTTGTAGCAGTCTGGATAGTATGAGGCCAAGTCTGCTGGCATGAGGGTGAATCCTAGGAAAAGtttctttgctctttaaaaaGGTGAACAACAAATTAGAGAGATGGACAAGAGGAATCATGGCTTTTCCTGTCTCTAGAAATTCTGTGGATGTGATGCTGGAAGTTTGGCAGGCATCATAAAACCTTGTGGAGAGCTAAGTTAACCTGGAGACAAAGCCTGAATCCAGGATGGATGGTAGACTAGAAAGGCCAGGGTCCTTGATGGTAATGTAGTGCCTCTGACTTAACAAACCTTcttatgaaataatttcat
The Sus scrofa isolate TJ Tabasco breed Duroc chromosome 1, Sscrofa11.1, whole genome shotgun sequence DNA segment above includes these coding regions:
- the FAM166B gene encoding protein FAM166B isoform X1, with the translated sequence MTMASTFIPGLNPKNPHYIPGYTGHCPLLRFSMGQTYGQTTGQLLRGSPGLAWPPAHRTLLPPIRSPRSPEIPRRSLPVRRGHERLSSSMIPGYTGFVPQAQFIFAKNCNQVWAEALNDFTQWYGGQGSQELPKEAKGEKDMEKDQQPKLEAEVEAENEPELGQEVEQVRPRRLRGVQLPLILWMTEILESSSCQALQEFDQMKSQGRSQKDPKHLPPLSRTYPHNLGLLPKYGGYVPGYKFQFGRTYGHLTHDALGLSTLQKQLLA
- the FAM166B gene encoding protein FAM166B, with amino-acid sequence MTMASTFIPGLNPKNPHYIPGYTGHCPLLRFSMGQTYGQTTGQLLRGSPGLAWPPAHRTLLPPIRSPRSPEIPRRSLPVRRGHERLSSSMIPGYTGFVPQAQFIFAKNCNQVWAEALNDFTQWYGGQGSQELPKEAKGEKDMEKDQQPKLEAEVEAENEPELGQEVEQASPYSMDDRDPRKFFMSGFTGYVPRARFLFGSSFPVLSNQALQEFDQMKSQGRSQKDPKHLPPLSRTYPHNLGLLPKYGGYVPGYKFQFGRTYGHLTHDALGLSTLQKQLLA